The Verrucomicrobium spinosum DSM 4136 = JCM 18804 DNA segment CTGTACCCAGCACGAAGAGGCCACCGAGCTCGGCCACGCCTTCGCCCAGCTTGATGTCCGTACCACGACCCGCCATGTTGGTGGACACGGTGACGGACCCCTTCTGACCGGCTCGGGCCACGATCTCCGCTTCCTGGCGGTGGTACTTGGCGTTGAGCACGGAGTGGGGGATCTTCTGCAGCTTGAGCAGACGGGAGAGCGTCTCTGAGGATTCCACGCTTGCGGTACCGATCAGCAGGGGCTGGCCAGTGGCGTGGGTCTCAACGATGAGCTTGAGGACGGCCTGATACTTCTCACGACGCGTCTTGAAGATGCTGTCGTTGTGATCCTTGCGCTTGATGACGCGATTGGTCGGGATGCTGAGCACATCCAGACGATAGATGTCATGGAACTCTGCGGCATCCGTCTCAGCGGTACCGGTCATGCCGCCCAGCTTTTGGTAGAGTCGGAAGTAGTTCTGAATGGTGATGGTCGCCAGTGTCTGGGTCTCGTGGTCGATGTGGACACTTTCCTTGGCTTCCACGGCCTGGTGGAGACCATCGCTCCAGCGACGGCCAGGCATCTTACGGCCCGTCTGCTCATCCACGATGATGACCTTGTTTTCCTCAACGACGTACTCCTTGTCCTTCTCGTAGAGGCAGTAGGCGCGCAGGAGCTGGTTGATGTTGTGGATGCGCTGGCCCTGGGTGTCCAGCTTGGCCTGCATTTCTTCCTTCCTGGCCAGACGCTGGGCGTCATCCAGCGCGGCGTCGGCATCGATGTCTGCATAGGCAGAGGCGATGTCGGGCAGCACGAATGCATCGGGTTCATCTGGGTTGAGGAACGTACGGCCCATTTCGCTGAGATCCGCATCATGCGTCTTCTCATCGATGGTGTAGTAGAGTTCTTCCTTGAGCTCAAAGAGGGCGGTCTTCTGAGTGTCCTGGTAGAAGCTCAGTTCGGCCTTCTCCATCGCACGGCGCTTGTCCGCGTCTTCCTGGGCGCGAAGCAACCCGCGGTTCTTGGGCTGACCCAGGCGGACCTGGAAGAGCTTGCGGCCGGCTTGCTCGTTCTCCTTTTTCTCGAAGTGCTCGTTGGCCTCCTGAATGAGACGGTTGCACAGCGTGTTTTGACGGCGCACGAGCTGCTCCACGAGCGGCTTGTAGCGATCGAACTGATGTGTGCTGGTGGCCACCGGACCGCTGATGATCAGAGGCGTGCGGGCTTCATCAATGAGGACGGAGTCCACTTCGTCAATGATGGCGAAGTAGTGGCCGCGCTGCACCTGATGGTCCTTGCTCCGGGCCATGCCGTTGTCGCGCAGGTAGTCGAAGCCAAATTCACTGTTGGTCCCGTAGGTGATGTCGGCCACATACTGGTCGCGTCGCACATCGGGAGCCTGGTCATTCTGGATGCACCCCACCGTCAGTCCCAGGAACTTGTAGAGGGTGCCCATCCACTCGGAGTCACGACGGGCGAGGTAGTCGTTCACGGTGATGACGTGCACACCACGGCCAGTCAGGGCGTTGAGGAAGACGGGCAGGGTGCCCACGAGTGTTTTCCCTTCACCTGTGGCCATTTCCGCGATCATGCCGCGATGCAGCGCGACACCGCCGATGAGCTGAACGTCGAAGTGCACCATTTCCCACCGCAGGGGCTGGTCACACACGAGCACCTCCCGACCGCACAGACGGCGGGCTGCATTTTTCACCACTGCGTACACTTCGGGCAGGATCTCCTCAAGGATGCTGGCTTCGATCTGGCCGAACTTGGGGGCGATGGCCGTGTAGGCTTCTCGGGCCTTGGTGATGCGCTCTTTGCGGGCCTCCAAGGGCTCCTTGGCCCACGCGTCTTCGTTCACGAGATTGACGTCCAAGCTGGGGAAGTGGGTCTTCAAGCGATTGAATCGGTCGGCCACCAGGCGAAGACAGTGGTCCACCTCCTCCTCACCCGCCACACGCAGCCAGACGCCAGCGAGGAACTGGGGCTCATGGAAGGCGCGGAAACGCTCCTGCCAGCCTGCAGTTTTTTCGCGGAGCACGTCTTCAGGTTCATTCTGAAGGTTGGCTTCAATCTGGTTGATCTGGTGGACCAGAGGCCAGAGGCGCTTTACGGCGCGCTGGTTCTTTGAGCCTATAATTTTTCGAACGATCCAATCAAACATGGCAAGGGGAGGGAAAAGGGACGGTAGGATGGCTGAGGATTGACTTTGCGCAAGGTAAGTGTTGAGCAGGCCTCCGCAGGCAAACCTGAGGAGGTGCGGAGCTGCGCACAGTCAATTTTTCGATTAAGGACGGGCACAATGCAGAAGCTGCAAAAGGGCAGGATCTGTCAGAAAACTGCGCCAGCCATCACCCGGTAGAGGGGTGAAGGTTCAGGGAAGAGTACATTGTCTTCCACAGGGGAGGGGCAGGGCTCCCACGGTGCTGGTGAGGCTCAGGCCTCTATCCCATCGGGTGCGCGGAGACACCCCCGCATGAATTCCCACTTGTCGGTGAACCGGTGTTGCTGATGGTCTGGGTACTTGGCCTGTCGGGAAGTCAGCTCCGTTTCCGCCTGCCGCTGAAGATCTATTTGGGTGGCGAAAGGGGTCGCTGCGGGGTCGAAATGCAGCGGGGGATGGGCGACTTGGTCGGAGTCGGCCAGCACAGGAACCGCACTCTGCCACGGCAGCGCCACTTGGGCGGCGGCACGGGGGCGTTCCTGATTGCCGGTCAGAATAGCGACGAGCGCAGGCGGGGTCACCCTCAGGGGTGACGCAGGGCTGGAAGAATCCAGCGGAGTACGCTTTTGTCTGTCAGGCTCACCGGAAGAGGGCCTGACAGGGGTAGAGAGCAGTGGCAGCTTGATGGCCGCCACGCCTGCCTGATCTTCCCCAGCGTCACGGGCCAGGCGTGGCTCTGCCGGAGACAGCCCCACCAAGCCTGCTCCCAGAAACAGGAAGGCACAGGTGGAAAGTCGGCTGGAACTCATGGCGGGAAGATTAGCGGACAACAAAGTTGCAACGAGGGGTACGCGGCTCCCAAGGTCATGGGAGCGGAGAACCTAGCTGAAAACTCCGGCTGTCCAGAATGCGCAACTTCTCACAGTCTGGGCGCAGGTAAAGCAATTGCGTCCGGCTACAGTGTAAAAGCCAGGAGAAGGGCCTGCCACGGCATCGACCTGACGATTTGGTCACCATCACGGTCATGGCCCGCCAAGGTGCCTTTTTAGAATTCCAGAATGCGGGCCAGTACCATCTGGAAACGTCGGTGCGACAATGCGGCTGTGATCATGCTTTCCCGGCATCTTGTCCAGAGCAGGCCGTTGAAGGGGATGAGTGCCAAAAGCCCGAGCGGTGCATCAGACGGGTGTTCTCCCGGGGCGCTGGCGGTTCATGAGCACACAGGCAGCGGCCAGCAGGATCAGGCTTGTCACGCCGGGTTCGGGCACGGCTCCGGGCGTGCCGCCCTTGGAAGAGGCAGTCACAACCATCACAGGCTGGCCTGCGCCTGCGGGTGGGTTGGCAGATTGAGCCAGGGCGAGGACCTCTTTCGGAGACTCATCGACGCCGACGAAGGAGGTGTACGGCGTCAGTAAGGCGTAGCGGACGCCCAGATCGGTCACTGTCTTGATGGTCTTCGCGTCTGGCGTGATCTGGAGCTCGTAGTTGAGAGTGCGAACCCGGTCCTTGGCCCACAGGGGGCGCAGAGCGGGATTCGACAGTTCCTTGATTGCCTCCTGGCCGACGTTGAAGCTGGCCTCATAGGGGGAGCCGCCGGTTTTGCCGCGAATGATGATGCGACCTTGGGGCTGACCGCGCCATTTGCCGATCAGTTCGATCGGGCGGTCGGCAAAGACATCCGGGATGCTGGCAGGCTCAGTTTCATAGGCGTCAAAGCCCTCGTAGGTCACCTGAACATCCGTGAGCACGGGGCGGGAGATGTATTCCCTGAAACGTTCCGCGGCGGCGGCCGCATCTTTTTCCGAAAGCACCACGAAGGGATCGCCCTGTCCTGCATGCGCGAGACCTTCAATGAGCCAGCGGTTCACGGCGGTGCCGATGCCGAAGGTGAAGACGTTGGCATTTTGCAGTTCCTTCCTCACGAGGCGGAAGGCTTCCTTCTCGATGGTCACATACCCGTCAGTGAGAATGACAATGCTGCGCGACACGCCTACCTCCCGGGGCGTGGCAAGCGCCCTCTGGAGGGCTGGGAGCAGCTCAGTGCCGCCATTGCCGCGATGCCGGGAGAGATCTTTCGTGGCCAGATGAATGTTTTCTGGGGTGGCGGCCAGGGGCTTGGGGGAAAGCACGGCGCTGTCGGACGCAAAATGGAGGATGTTAAACGTGTCGCCGGGATTCAGTCCTTTGAGGAGGTCGCTCATCAGGCGCTTGGAGGTCTCGATGGGGAAACCATTCATCGAACCACTCACATCAAGGACGAACAGGTAGTCCCGGGGAGGTGTCTGCCCGGCTTCCCATTTGGCAGGAGGCTGCACGTTGAGCAGAAAGAAACTCTCCGCCTCAGGGCTGGATCCGGCGGGAGCCTGGTGCAACAGCAGTCCGGTGGCCACCTCGCGCCCGGAGAGTTGGTAGCGCAGGACGAAGTCGTGGTTGGCGTGATCTGCTGAAGGGGAGAGCGTGAAGGAGGCGCTGCTCTTGCCGCTGAACTGCATCAGCCCCTGATGGCTGGGGGAGGTGATGGACTGGAGGGGCATGCCTGCCTGGAGTTCCAGATTCAAGGCAAAGGTCGCCGCGCCGACCGAGCCGGTGGCAACGTAGGGATTCTCCATCCAGGCTTCGCCGGTGCCATTTCCTGAACCGCTCTGATAGCGAGGGCCCACGACCGTGGGGAAGACGAATTCGTAAACCCGGTTTGAGGGAAGCAGCTTTTCACTGTAGTGGAGGGAGACCTTCACCTCCTCCCCAGGCAGGATGTTGGCCACACTCATCTCAAACACATTGGGGCGGTGCTCCTCCAGGAGGGAGGCGGATTTGTTCTGGCTTTTGGCCTTTTCGTAGGTGGCCTTGGCCTGGGTCTTCTCCTGGATGGTGGACTTGATGACGCGCTGGCCCAGTCGCATCTCCACGCCATGCACGGCTGCCCGGGTGGAGGCGGGGAAGACGTACTTGGCCTCAATGGGCCCGTCGCCCGTGTTCTGGTACACCTGCTCTACGGTGACGTCAGCGATGACGCCGGAGATTTTTGTTTGGACCTGGGTGGATCTCAGGGGCAGGACATCGGCCTGGCTGGTCTTAGTGCCCGTGACTTGGAATGTCGGAGCGAGCGTCTTGTCCGGCGGCCCATCGCCATAGGGATGGGCTTGGGTGATGGCCAGCGCGATGGGAGTGGCACAGAGTGCCAGCAGGACGGCCGCGAGCGGGATGAATCGCTTTTTCATAGGGCAGGGGAGCTTCCGAGGTTGCGTTCCTGAATTCTCCCCGCCCTGGATGAAGGGATTGTGAACCGATGGTGAAACCGACGTGAATTGCCCGTGAAGCCCACAGGTGAAAATCGCAGGTTTTTCCGTACCCGCATAGCGGGAGCCCCGGAGGGGGGGCACTCGGGAGAATGGGCCGTGTAGTCCATCTCGGTCACGGCAGAGATCGAGTTCGAGAGACTCGTCCCCCACCGTGGCCTACTCCATGCCCGCAGGGACGACGGGTGAGCCTGAGCGGATGCCCTGTTCGGGCTTCTCAAGCACTTGATGGCTCCTGACTCCTGAATCGTGTCCCTATGGGAATTCTCCGCAGAGGAAGCTGGAGTTTTGGCCCGGATCGGGCTAGAGCAGGCATCATCTCATGCTTCAAATCAGCCAGTTCCGCTTGCCCATCGATCACTCTGATGACGACCTGAAAAAGTCAGTCTGCAAGGCGCTGGAGACGCGTCCTGACCGGCTGGGAAAGATCAAGATCAAGCAGCGGGCGGTGGATGCCCGGAAGAAGAATGAAGTCTTGTTCTGCTACACATTGCTAGTTGAGGTGCCGGAGGAAGAGCGTGTCTTGCGACGTGTGGGCAAGCCAGGTCGCATTGAGAAGGCCCCTGATGAACGCTATCTGGAACTGGACCGGTTGACCGCGGAGGCTGCTGCCAATGACAAGGCTGCCAAGCCGAAGATCGTGGTAGTGGGCACGGGCCCATGCGGACTCTTCTGCGGCTTGCTTCTCGCACGACAGGGGTACAAGCCCATCTTGCTGGAGCGGGGCAAGGCGGCGGGACCGCGCGCACGGGATGTGACCGGGTTCTGGCGGCGTGGGTGGGCGTTCGATCCGAATTCCAATGTGCAGTTCGGGGAGGGGGGGGCAGGCACCTTTTCAGATGGCAAGCTCTACACGCAGATCCGCGACCGGGAGAACCGCATCCCCTGGATCTTGAAGGAACTTGCCAAGGCGGGAGCCCCGGAGGACATCCTGGTGAAGAGTCGGCCACACGTAGGTACGGACCGCCTGATCAAGGTGGTGCGCACCATTCGCGAGGAGATCATCAGCCTGGGTGGCGACGTTCGCTTTGAAACCCGCGTGACGGATGTGGTGCTGGAAAACGGAGTCATGCGTGCGGTCAAGACCGATTCGGGTGAGATGATCGAGGCTGAGCGGTTTGTCTTTGCCGTAGGGCATAGCTCCCGCGACACCTTTGAGGCGCTGCACAAGAGTGGGATTCCCTTTGAAGCCAAACCTTTCTCTGTAGGGGTGCGTATCGAGCATCCCCAGTCGCTCATGGACCATTCCCAGTTTGGGAAGTCGGCAGGGGATCCCAAGCTGGGAGCCGCGGCCTACAAATTTGTGGCGCATGCCCCGACTGGGCGCGCGGCCTACAGCTTCTGCATGTGTCCGGGCGGGTTGGTGGTAGCTGCCAACTCTGAACCCGACATGGTGGTGACCAATGGGATGAGCAGCTACGCTCGTGCGGAGTCCAATGCCAACTCAGGATTCATGGTGGATGTCCGGCCGGAGGATTTCGCCGCTGAGAATGTTCTGGGAGGCATCGCCTTTCAAAGAAGTCTGGAGCGTCGGGCCTTCGAGGTCGGAGGACGGAGCTACCACGCTCCCGCTCAGTTGCTCGGCGACTTTATGCGTGGAAAAGCCAGCACGGGTCCAGGTAAGGTCCTGCCATCCTATGAGCCAGGCGTGTTCTGGACGGATCTGCGGGAAGTGCTGCCGGACTTTGTGTGTGATACGCTGAAGGAAGCGGTGCCCATGATTGAAAAAGGGCTCAAGGGTTTCACGCTGGATGACGCGGTGATGACGGGCGTGGAGACCCGCAGTTCCTCCCCGGTGAGGATTCCCCGTGATTCGGAGACCTGCGAGTGCTTGGGGGTGAAGCATTTTTATCCGGCGGGTGAAGGCGCGGGGTATGCAGGTGGGATCATCTCTGCGGCGGTGGATGGGATGCGCGTGGCGGAGAAGATTATTGCGGGGATACAGGGGTAGAGTCGGTCGGCGTTTTGGGCCGCTCAGTTCGTCGTTGGGGTTGGGTTCGTGTAGTCCCTACGGGGACTGAGCCGACGGGGACTGTTGGACTACTCCCGAAGCGTCAACTTGAGGGGGGCAGACAAAAAAGGCGTCTCGCGCTTTCACGCGAGACGCCTCAAAGAGCATCGTGGTCGAGATGGTTTAGGGAACCACTTCGCCGGAACCTGTGTAGATCCATTTCTCGACCTTGCCGCCAAAGACGCGGGCCTGGGCCTGGGTGTCGAAGTCGCCGAACATCGTCTTCGTGGTG contains these protein-coding regions:
- the secA gene encoding preprotein translocase subunit SecA, whose translation is MFDWIVRKIIGSKNQRAVKRLWPLVHQINQIEANLQNEPEDVLREKTAGWQERFRAFHEPQFLAGVWLRVAGEEEVDHCLRLVADRFNRLKTHFPSLDVNLVNEDAWAKEPLEARKERITKAREAYTAIAPKFGQIEASILEEILPEVYAVVKNAARRLCGREVLVCDQPLRWEMVHFDVQLIGGVALHRGMIAEMATGEGKTLVGTLPVFLNALTGRGVHVITVNDYLARRDSEWMGTLYKFLGLTVGCIQNDQAPDVRRDQYVADITYGTNSEFGFDYLRDNGMARSKDHQVQRGHYFAIIDEVDSVLIDEARTPLIISGPVATSTHQFDRYKPLVEQLVRRQNTLCNRLIQEANEHFEKKENEQAGRKLFQVRLGQPKNRGLLRAQEDADKRRAMEKAELSFYQDTQKTALFELKEELYYTIDEKTHDADLSEMGRTFLNPDEPDAFVLPDIASAYADIDADAALDDAQRLARKEEMQAKLDTQGQRIHNINQLLRAYCLYEKDKEYVVEENKVIIVDEQTGRKMPGRRWSDGLHQAVEAKESVHIDHETQTLATITIQNYFRLYQKLGGMTGTAETDAAEFHDIYRLDVLSIPTNRVIKRKDHNDSIFKTRREKYQAVLKLIVETHATGQPLLIGTASVESSETLSRLLKLQKIPHSVLNAKYHRQEAEIVARAGQKGSVTVSTNMAGRGTDIKLGEGVAELGGLFVLGTERHESRRVDRQLRGRCARQGDPGNSKFFISFEDDLMRNFGAAERMTKIMERFGMEEGQELEHPWLNRSVETAQKRVEQRNYLSRKHVLEYDDVMNQQREVVYTYRNEVLDSPDPRLLLEEVLDKVIPTRLEEFIPKDSSSDTQANYPALLNWLNTSFPLGLTEKEAALETKSFDETVQFVIERVRRAYDLKTTGVLPQLLQESERIILLEAIDEQWQNHLYAIDGLREGVRLRSYGQKDPLVEYKSEAYIMFEELMTNIYNKVVSNLFSSHQRLQAFMEHLRNSMLNNARQIGPENAPRQSMAPSEESAPQEEPGPRITIPLKRDIPKVGRNDACPCGSGKKYKACCGRGA
- a CDS encoding VIT domain-containing protein, whose protein sequence is MKKRFIPLAAVLLALCATPIALAITQAHPYGDGPPDKTLAPTFQVTGTKTSQADVLPLRSTQVQTKISGVIADVTVEQVYQNTGDGPIEAKYVFPASTRAAVHGVEMRLGQRVIKSTIQEKTQAKATYEKAKSQNKSASLLEEHRPNVFEMSVANILPGEEVKVSLHYSEKLLPSNRVYEFVFPTVVGPRYQSGSGNGTGEAWMENPYVATGSVGAATFALNLELQAGMPLQSITSPSHQGLMQFSGKSSASFTLSPSADHANHDFVLRYQLSGREVATGLLLHQAPAGSSPEAESFFLLNVQPPAKWEAGQTPPRDYLFVLDVSGSMNGFPIETSKRLMSDLLKGLNPGDTFNILHFASDSAVLSPKPLAATPENIHLATKDLSRHRGNGGTELLPALQRALATPREVGVSRSIVILTDGYVTIEKEAFRLVRKELQNANVFTFGIGTAVNRWLIEGLAHAGQGDPFVVLSEKDAAAAAERFREYISRPVLTDVQVTYEGFDAYETEPASIPDVFADRPIELIGKWRGQPQGRIIIRGKTGGSPYEASFNVGQEAIKELSNPALRPLWAKDRVRTLNYELQITPDAKTIKTVTDLGVRYALLTPYTSFVGVDESPKEVLALAQSANPPAGAGQPVMVVTASSKGGTPGAVPEPGVTSLILLAAACVLMNRQRPGRTPV
- a CDS encoding NAD(P)/FAD-dependent oxidoreductase, producing the protein MLQISQFRLPIDHSDDDLKKSVCKALETRPDRLGKIKIKQRAVDARKKNEVLFCYTLLVEVPEEERVLRRVGKPGRIEKAPDERYLELDRLTAEAAANDKAAKPKIVVVGTGPCGLFCGLLLARQGYKPILLERGKAAGPRARDVTGFWRRGWAFDPNSNVQFGEGGAGTFSDGKLYTQIRDRENRIPWILKELAKAGAPEDILVKSRPHVGTDRLIKVVRTIREEIISLGGDVRFETRVTDVVLENGVMRAVKTDSGEMIEAERFVFAVGHSSRDTFEALHKSGIPFEAKPFSVGVRIEHPQSLMDHSQFGKSAGDPKLGAAAYKFVAHAPTGRAAYSFCMCPGGLVVAANSEPDMVVTNGMSSYARAESNANSGFMVDVRPEDFAAENVLGGIAFQRSLERRAFEVGGRSYHAPAQLLGDFMRGKASTGPGKVLPSYEPGVFWTDLREVLPDFVCDTLKEAVPMIEKGLKGFTLDDAVMTGVETRSSSPVRIPRDSETCECLGVKHFYPAGEGAGYAGGIISAAVDGMRVAEKIIAGIQG